The genomic DNA AAACGAAGCGTTGTCCTCACTGGTGGTCTTAGCCAGGAACTTATCCAGGGATGGGAGGGGcttctcttcatcctcctcgCCTTTCCCTACAGAAAAAGAGCACCCCAAATTCCAGCTGAACCCCAAGTCTTTAACAGAGACACTGGAATGTCCCATGCCTTTCAGGAACAAACATGCTGATTCTGACCCTAACGACAGATCAACAATGTGATGGCTCAGTGGTGGTGTTTCATGAAGTTGTGTGTGGGTtcgtatgtgcatatgtgtcggtgtgtgtgcgtatgtatgtgcgtttgtgtaatATGcacgagtgtgagtgtgcgtatttGCGTATGGGTTGGTGGGTGCGTGCGTGAGGGAGTGTAATTGTGGGTGGGtgggtcggtgtgtgtgtgtgcaaatgagTTAGTGTATTTGTGGCTGATTTACCTTCCTCTCCGTTCCTCGCTCTCGGCTTCCCTAGCATGGAAGCAGGAGTCCCTGGGCGACCCTCAGGGGTTTCAAATGTAGCTGGAGTCACATCTACACCACATCAACACAGAACTGGATCAGAGTCACATCTACACCACATCAACACAGAACTGAATCAGAGTCACATCTACACCACATGAACATAGAACTGAATCAGCCACATCTACACCACATCAACACAGAACTGAATCAGTCACATATACACCACATCAACACAGAACTGGATCAGTCACATCTACACCACATTAACAAAGAACTGAATCCGAGTCACATCTAAACCACATCAACACACAACTGGATCAGTCGCATCTAAACCACATCAACACAGACTGCATCTCAAATGGTCCACTAGTTCTCCATATAGTAGGCTAACGGTGGCATCACCCATTTTCTACGGTGTCTTGTGAATTGAATCAAATGATACAGATTAGTCCCTGCACTGTTGATCCCCTAATAAACCAGGATACACAATGAGTTTCCTCCCACCCTCGGTGCTTGGCCCCCTAATAAGGTGTTTAAGAAGCTGCTACTCACAGGGCGCAGTGCTGCGTGGGGTGGACTTGGTCAGGGAGGAGCCGTATTTTATGGAGATTTCCCGCATCTTCTCCAGGTCTCCACTCTCCTCTGCCTCCAGGTAATCCTTCTGCGCTTGAAGCTTGGTCACATCCGGGAAGAAATCCCTCTGGATGATCTTCTCTAAACTCTTGAGCACCAcggcacacaaaacacacaaagatCACCTACACTGGCATAGGCTGAGAACACTTTCACCGATTACTCAACAATGCCCTAAAATCTCCCCCTTCAATTATCACTTAAAGGCACCGAGAGTCGTGTTGTAAAATTGTGGGTGTGTCAAAATGGCAGATTGTCCAAAACAGACTGCCCGAGAGGATGTGCCGAATTTTCCTTTTAGTTATAAgctttatatatattataagcCATTCTTCTAAAACAAACTGAGCTTTGTTCTTTTCAAGTCAACCAAAAAAGTTAACCAATTGCAAAATTAAGTGTCATTTTTGCGTTCGCGCTGCGAGTGGATTTGTAAAAGGACTCATGAGATCTCAGACCACGTGCTGTTCACACCACAACTCCTTTAGGACACAGACCCCACTGCTGTAATATTGGATTATGAAGTGCGCAGAtgcatttctttcatttaaatgtgctACATTTTGAAAAAGCCGATGATAAATAGAGAAAGGGAAGATGGACTTGCAACACTGCAGCTCTCTCCTAAACGACTGGTGCAAAATGAATCCAACCAACCATACAAGCAGTCATTATCACCACAGCATAGCTACTGTTACGGATTCTCAAGTTATCGTTTCTGTGTCCTTACGCCACTGTTCCCCACAGGAAACAAGTTGAGAAATCTCATCAATGACTCGAGGGATATATGGGGATTCCCCCAGTGTCCAGGGGCTATAGATGGCACATATTTTCCTATTATTGTCCCACATGTCAGCAAGGCAGATTACAATCCAAAAGACTATTATTCTGTGCCGCTGCATTTACCATAAACTAATGCTCTTTGCATAAATGTAGGTTAGTCAGGGAAAATGGATCTCATGAGGCTAGTGTTTGGAAATACCACCATTTTCCAGAAAGAGCGAGCCTGGAAGACTTTCCCCAATATGGACTGAAGAATTTTGTGGGttggaagatgaagatgaacatGGATGACTAAGAAGAAAACTCTTTATTTCTTCAAAAGGCTTACATGAAGTAAGCTATAGGCTATATGTTCTGGAATCTACTTGTGCCAAAATAAAGGAAAGGGAAGCCTGAACTCAATGTCATGTCAATTATTACAAAACTCATAAACAGCAGAGGATCTGTTCTAACGCCTTGTTTCAGAAATAACAGCAACAAAGTATGCACAAAAAGATGTGCATCTATTATAAAATTTCTGTGGCATTGTTATGTATAGAAAAATAGTGCTTTGACATCCAAATCAAAATATTTCTTTATCTGAAAATGATTTCGACTTCGTCTACATCAACAAAAGTAATTGCAAATTACGTAACCATTAAACACAAATATTCAACACCATTTTTCTTAACATAGTACATTGTGTATATGAAAATAGTGCAACATTGAACATTTGTGTAGATCTGATCAGGTGTGAAACCAGTCACAATGCAATATTCACCAATAAATCAACAATCAAAAGCTGTAAATATAGGAGAAATTGTAGAACTGTTGTTTGCGGAGTGCTCGATTTCTCTGACGTAAAGCTATTTTTTCAGTGACTGAAGCAAAAGATACCAGAAtccattatataaaatataagatTCAATATCAACAACGAAATCGTCAGCGATTTCTGAATTTATGTACGGTTGTGTCTCAGTCATGACTAGAGAAAAAATACAACTGTATAACAAACGTAGCCTACTATAAACTCCACTGTAAAAAGTGCGCAGGCTAGTGAAGTTGTTGCTGCGTTTGTGAGCAGGAACAACGGATGCTATTGCCAACTTACCTCAATATAACTTTCCTCGTCGAGGATCTTTCTTTTAGACGTTTCTACATTTTCTTCCGTTGGTTTGTGTAATTCGAGAGCAGTGTCAGATCTGGCTGTAACAAGCGGTCCGGACATTGTGGGTGCATCTTTGATAGCCTGCATTGTTGCGATGTAGCCTAGTGCTAAGCTACCCTGGTTAAACCACGCTAgcgtgttagctagctagatactGCGAATGTTTACTATTCCAGTTATGGTTTCACTGCTGcgatttaaaaaaggaaatatataCTAGTGTGAATTATGAATCTGCACAAATAACTCTTCCAGCATCATAACATAACCAATTCAACGAGAACCAAACAATCCTACACCTTATTTACGGTTGTTTTTAGCTCAGACGTACGGAATCTCGAGACGATCGACGTACGTTTCGAACACTGACGTAAAACGGAAATTGGGTAGCGGAAAGTAGGGATGTATGGGACTTGCAGTCATAAACAATTAACCCTCCAATGTAATCTTTTGTGCAACCCGTGCAACCACGATTGTTTAAAATAGCTTAACTAAGTATTTAATATGTATAATGCTATACTTTACGTTGAAGGTGTGTCGTATTTTATGAGAACCAATAACAGTTTGTCTTACTCAACTAACAATTGTTTATCGTTTATCGTTCACTGCATGGGGAATCATTCAGTTCAACTGGCATGTCTCAAGTAGAGAGGTTTCATTCTGTATTCTCCAGAACTTTCCATCCCAAATCTCCCACGCCAAGTCCAATTCTCTTCTGTCGTCTCCACTTGGCCCTGCGGTTCTTAAACCACACCTATGGGGGAATGACAATTTGCTGTTTAAATGTTCGTTTATTTTATGGATATTATGAATTTAGAGGGAAAGTTCTGAAGCGCTTTACCTCCACTCTCTCCTCACGCAGATGGGTACGGAGCGCCAGCTGCTCTCGGGCTGTGACATCGGGATACTGGTTCTGGAGGAACAGCTCCTCGAGCGCGTGCAGCTGCTCCTCCGTGAAGATGGTGCGGTGACGTCTGGTGCGCCTCTGGATCTGGTTGAAAAGGAATTCTTCGCCGTGGCTGCCCTGAGTGTCCCCCGGCCCAGGCGAATCCGGGAACAGTCTACTGCACCACAAATACCGACCAGctgacaaaaagaaaagaaaataacaacataatCTGTTCTATAATGTCCCAGCTGGGGGTAAAGGGCAGTTGTACTTAAAAGGTAGATTTTATTTTGATGGTGagataaaatgtataatttattgaTTGTATGAAATAATCTCTAGTCACACAATTTTaccaattatttttcaaaagattaCTTTTTTCCTCCATTCATCCAAGTGTTCTAAAATATTCGTTTTACTTGGTCCTatacaaaataaagaataatggattggctgaaaatgtactgtCAAACATAAGGGGCGGGAAAAACATTCCAGTCCTATAtcaacacagagaaacagaaaaagagGAAGCAAGAGAGGTAGGAGAGAGTTTTTGGAAATTAATAGAGGGAGTAAAGAGGTAGGGGGAAAATAAGGGAATGAGCAGTAGAGAGTAGAGATAAaatggaggaagagagataaTGTGAGGGGTAGGGAGCAAagtgagagaaaagagagatggagtgagcaGGAAAGGGGCTGAGGAAGATGAATCGCGGGTTTTTGTTCACCTGAGGCTGGTGGAGGTGCTACCTCAGGCTTGAGGGGGTCCCCACAACGcaagcagtagcagcagcacagacagggcGGGTCCAGGGTGTCCGTCGGGGTCACAGGTGGGAGACCCTCCAGGGGCACCTCATCTTTGGCCAGCTCCATGAGCGCATAAGAGCCCTCCCCagcctcctctctcaccctgccgGTTTGGGGGCACCTGCCCAGGATGTCTTCAATGCTGAAGGAGAacttcctcctctctgtccgACCCCTTTCTTCCATGACCTCCTCTGTCCTGCCCTCGCACatacaagaacaacaacaacaacaccaactCCAAAACTGGATCCCAGTTTGCAGGGCATGTGCGGCAGAATGTGGCTCTCTGGGAAGGGAAATCGCCGCCAAGCACGCCGTGGAGTCGTGCTACCACTGTGCAGCTGCCCAGTATGTGGCCGGACCCACCCTCAGTCTGGGTCCACTTCCCCTTTTTTACACAAAGAGCGAGCTCTGGGCTTCTTataagtaaagaaaaaaaatcataatcctCCTATAGTTTGAAAAATATAAAGAGGTTGAAAGTAAATTCCAGCTAATCTGGGCGGTTTTGTGGAGGGGTTAGAGAGGATGTGAGATTGGACTAATCTCACCTCATTGCTTTTCCAAAAAGGAAATCTGATTTCGCTCTGCTAAATGAGGGTAGGGAAGTGCTAAAATCCTCATTGTGGTGGTGTTAGAGCGGGAAAGATTGTGCGGTATTAGAGGGGTGGACTTGGGGATGAACCCGGGCGATTTTCAGGTGCTTGCCAGGTTTACACAGTGGGTTTATCAGCGCATGCCAGTCGCTCgtttgagggagggagggattagGCTTTGGTCGAAGGCTCTCATTCTCAAACTTCTCTCTGGAAATGAAACGATCGGCTCTGTTTCACAGGCACCTTTCCCCCTGTGCTCAGAAATGCTTGCTTTTATTTTGCAGTTTCAGCGCAAACATATCACGAGGCAATCTACCTGGACAGTTCACCTTGTGAGGTTTCTTTATATCATTTGATATTATTAAAATCctactgtgctgtatgttttcAATTGGCACTGAGCAATATTATTGATATTCATAGACGTTTCTGATTACCTACCAGGTTAATAATTTCTGCTATTGGGGCAATCATGTACAGTAGGTTTGTggttaaaagaaacaaaaatacactTAATGTAGCTCCAAAGTGGCTTGTACAGCAACATCATCCATCCAGCTGTAAATtccttgtgtgtgagagagagagagagaaagagaaagaaagagagagagggagagagaaagcctATAGTGAGACTTTAATTGTGAAACTTGAGACACAGGGCCCTTATCAATGAAGTGCAGTCATGCTGTCAGATTCTCACCTTCTCCACACGCTTAGCCATAGCCACTCCAAGCCAACGCCATTTCAGATAGCATTTATTCTTCATCAAATCCTTTGATTTCATATGAGGTAAtacaggactttttttttttatcaaagaaTTAATGGATTTTCAAAATCTATCCTAAGCTCTACAGATAAAGGGGTTGAGAAAACAGATAACAATAAACATGTCCTTGTCCCATTCACTGAGGTTTAATAGCCAGCAGATTGTTGACGTATAGTTTTTTAAGGCTGAGGAGATGTTATCACCAGTCTTTGTGAGTTTCAAAGGCACAAGGCTTATCTTGTCTGTGGAGGTTCAAATGGTGCTAAATCCATTACAGGGGATTAATATGAGGTAATCCTCTCAGCTGCTCTTATTGAAAAGCATATTTGAGGTGTAAAGGCGTAAAATCCCCAGCATGAAGGAGAAAAAGCCACAGGAACATCCTTCCGTCTCTGAGGGCTGCTGTGCACGGTCCACTGTGAGGTCGCTATGTGTGGCTCTGCTAAATCCCAGCACTAACAGCAGCCCTGCACAATTCTGCGCAACTTACACAGAAACATCCATCCAACAAGCTAACAACATTGTAATAACAAAACTTAGTAGGTGGGGAACATATCTATCTATTTCTtgtatgaaaagcatttacaaaAAAGAAGAGATAAAAGCAGATAGGCCACCCTACTTTCATATATTTTGCTTTGCAGAGAGGGCAACGGCACCATGGCAGGCTATCCAACCCCTGTCTATGGGGAAAGGGCCGGGGTTCACAAGGCACCCTTTTAACCCTTTTTTGTTAATCCAAAGATGAGGGAACACAAGTGAATACAATGATGTTCATGTCTGTAGCTAGTGCTGTCTGTACTGTGTAtttgttggtgtatgtgtgcacatgcatttcaatatgtgtatgtgttttgttctgtgaataTACGTATTTaggtgtaaatgtgtttgtgtgtgtgaaaatatgttcatatgtgtatgtgtgtagcatAATTAAATATACTTGAACATAACCAAAGATAAGGTACCTAAATGAGTTTGTAGATAAATGCAATGTCTAATTAATTTTCCTGACCAGAAATTAAGGGaactaaaacaataaatacatatggTGGGTTATAGTCTGGTGCATCCCATTATGACTAAGGTCTCCAATTTGAAAGAAGTGAAACACCGGCAATTAAACTTTGTTACATTCTCATAGACATTCACAATCATCTGACTGTTCATACAATTAGTGCCTATTTGTTGCCCTCTTTAAAAGCAATGGAGCGGAAGGAAAGTGAAACAAAAGTCCTGAGCAACTGAATGCCTCAATATCTGCCTGGTACACAAATGCATTCAATATATTGTGGTCAGTTTGCAATTTATCCTTACATATGCACAAAACAACGATGGGTTGACAGTTATTATCAAAACATAATCTATGGTCTGTTGTACAGAGACCATATCAGCAGGGCTCAATAGAGTTTTGAGTGGATAGCAGATGTCATTCATGACTTGATTGACACATttttagtcagtcagtcatctcagtcagtcagtcatgaTTATTTGATATGATAAGGATTTTATATGAAATTGAGTGGAGAGGCCTACCTACCACCTATCCTAACTGATTGATAAATACCCTGGATTGCACAAAGGCCATTCACACCCACTACATCATCAAATGTATGAATCCCATTGTTACTCCACCATGGGAGTGATGCGGGGTGCCATCCTATCAAAGTTTTTCAGTTATTAAATATTGAAGAATAAGAATACCAGGTTAAATCAAACTTGGCAGAGAAGAGGTGAGCCATAATTCATAACTTGTATGAATTTCATGGGAATATTAGCATGGAGTACATCCTATAGTCTGTAAGGGTACATTTCTATTCATTGGGTATGAGATCAGTGGTGCACCGCAagggctgatccgtttcaggattgtgtcgcaaattatttaattagcccaatttGTATCGTCATCTGAAGTATGCATAAGCAACAGCTACTACTCCAGACTTCAAGTTTATCCTAAATACAAATgttcaagtacaggagtgaaccagtgtagtttatagagctgtaataaaaactgaaaacgaAGGTAATCGTTTGGAACAAAACCCAGCAGGCGGACAAACTCTCCAACACCAGAGTGCTGCGCTTGGCACAGACGCTGGGACGCGGCAACGCGCCACGGGAGGGAGTGGGGGCGGCAACACGTGCCCACAAAATGCAGCCTCCGCGGCGCCGCTTTGTGACGTAGCGACGCGCAAACAGTCACACAAGAGGAAAGTGGAAAAGTTCAATTCTCAAAGAAAAATGGACGAGAAGTTGATCCTCGGGGTCTACGAGTACCCGGAGCTTTATAATTCTACGCTCCCAATATATCGTAACATTGACAGGAAAGCAGAAGCTTGGCGGAAGATCGGCGCTTTAGTGGGGCTGTCCGGTTAGTAGGCTCTGCTTAACTATGATACCTGTTATTAACTAGCCTGCTAGCTCTCATATCAGGCAGCTAATTCCTATAACAAAGATATATTTCTAGTTGTTTAACCATTTCATTTACGATGCATTGACATTATTTAACGATCTATTGATTGGCGGTATTGTTCCATTTGGCAGCGCTTATTTTGTGGTGGAATCGGCGCACATGCGCAACATGAGAAGAGACGCGATGTTGTTCCCGCTTACAGAGGGCTGTGATACCGCCTTCAGAGTAGGTGTGATATTGGCAGGAACTCTTGACGCTAACAACCTTAAGTATTAGGGCTGATGTCCACTCTTGCCATATCAACcagaacaaaagaaaatacagacaAAACGAAATTCAAACCGGTAGGCTATTTCCTACCGATTTGTAGCAGTGTAGCGGTTTTCAAATTCGGTCCTGCACTGTGTATGCTGGGTTTTGTTGCAGCCAATCTATCAGTCATGTTGTTTtgtcattatatatatataatgtaatacaGTTCTAGCTCATTACCATTTGCATTGGCTATGAACTCTTCCTGGTTTAATTTCGGTGACCAACTGCACAATACACAATCAGCGTACAACCACACGGATTTCACCTGTCGGATTATttcaatcagtgagcactttattaggtatttattataggcctacttattttttagacttgaagg from Conger conger chromosome 12, fConCon1.1, whole genome shotgun sequence includes the following:
- the LOC133141547 gene encoding homeobox protein goosecoid-2 encodes the protein MEERGRTERRKFSFSIEDILGRCPQTGRVREEAGEGSYALMELAKDEVPLEGLPPVTPTDTLDPPCLCCCYCLRCGDPLKPEVAPPPASAGRYLWCSRLFPDSPGPGDTQGSHGEEFLFNQIQRRTRRHRTIFTEEQLHALEELFLQNQYPDVTAREQLALRTHLREERVEVWFKNRRAKWRRQKRIGLGVGDLGWKVLENTE